In Mycolicibacterium phocaicum, one DNA window encodes the following:
- a CDS encoding DUF4194 domain-containing protein, with translation MNPEETFPFEAKRALVQLLRGPVVTHDAHRQQWSAILAHRSEIERRLADVFLDLVLDEDDGIAFTRPQPAPDDPKFAPPQVLRTETLTFMDTLVVLALRYQLLVAPPGQRVIVDYDDIAADMEPYRGRYTTDAGGFRKRINASWEKMKKYSLIAAADTAGRFEVSPVLRQLFDADEVALVEAEYQRLLDAGSDQDSDTEADDE, from the coding sequence GTGAATCCCGAAGAGACCTTTCCGTTCGAGGCAAAGCGTGCGCTGGTCCAACTGCTCCGCGGTCCGGTGGTGACGCATGATGCGCATCGACAGCAATGGTCGGCAATTCTCGCCCACCGCAGCGAAATCGAACGCCGACTGGCCGACGTGTTCCTCGACCTCGTCCTCGACGAGGACGACGGCATCGCGTTCACCCGGCCGCAGCCCGCACCCGATGACCCCAAATTCGCTCCACCGCAGGTACTTCGGACAGAGACGCTGACCTTCATGGACACGCTGGTGGTACTCGCGTTGCGCTACCAGTTGCTCGTGGCACCGCCTGGACAACGGGTGATCGTCGATTACGACGACATCGCCGCCGACATGGAGCCCTACCGCGGGCGCTACACCACCGATGCGGGCGGCTTCCGGAAGCGGATCAACGCGTCATGGGAAAAGATGAAGAAGTACTCGCTGATCGCCGCCGCTGACACCGCGGGCCGGTTCGAAGTATCGCCCGTGCTCCGTCAGTTGTTCGACGCGGACGAGGTTGCCCTGGTCGAGGCGGAGTACCAGCGGCTCTTGGACGCCGGTAGCGACCAGGACTCCGATACCGAGGCCGACGATGAGTGA